The sequence GGCCTCACTGTTCATGGATTCTACTTGTTGGATAATAGGCTCCCATTTGCTTAGAAGCATTTCACCCGCATTTTGGCCGGCAATCTTAATGAATAACGAATACACTATAATGTCTACACATAATAAAATGACGATCAGCAAAAGAGAGGTCAATAAGGTGATTTTCGTTCCAAGCTTCAATCTTCCTCCTCCTTGATGCTATAGCCGACACCGCGCACCGTTTTGATCAGCTTGTTCTTGAAACCGGAATCAATCTTTTTTCGAACATAAAGAATATATACATCGACTACATTCGTGTCCCCGACAAAATCAAAACCCCAGACGTGATTAATAATTTGTTCCCGGCTGAGTACATGGTTTTTATTCTCTGTCAAAAAAACCAAAAGATCGAACTCTTTAGGGGTAAGTTCAATCTTGTGTCCTTCACGGATCACCTCTCTTGTATATTTATTAATGACCAGATCATCGATTTGGATAAGAGACGGTTCCTGTACTGGATTTGGCCTATTGCCGCGAAGCCTGATATTTGCTCTAATTCTAGCCAGCAGTTCCTCTATTTCAAACGGCTTCGTAATGTAATCGTTTGCCCCTTGATCTAATCCTGCTACGATTTCGGAAGTGGTATTTCGGGCGGTTACCAGAATTACCGGAGTAAATTCATCTACTTTTCTCAGTCTTCGTAAGACTTCCACACCGTTAAGTTCCGGAAGCATGATATCCAAAATGATGAGGTCCCACGTCTGGCCAAGTGCTTTCTCCAACCCCTCCCTGCCAGTTTCGGCAATCTCAACATGGTAGCCCTCATAAGTTAGCTCCAACTCCAGAAGCCGTGAAATTTTGGTTTCATCATCAACAACCAATATGGACTGTTCCACCAACACTTCTCCTTTTCATCACCCTTGGAGTAGTATCCTGTCCGCCTTGATTTATTATTCATTTTCTTTATTTTGGGTGATGCTCCGCGCCGTTGTCCCTATCAAGTTCCAAAATTCGAGAATAATATATTGCGTACCTATATTAAATGGAAAGGGGACGTTGACGATCATGTCATCATTCCGCGAAAAAGCTAGATTACTTCAGGGAAAAAGCGTGCTGGTCAAAACCACCGGCAGTACCTTTACGGGTACTCTCACGTCGGTTGGTACGGATTTTCTTATTCTTAGCAGCATCATTAGAGGGCGCAGAAGAAGACTCATCATTCGGTTGGCAGAGATTATTCTGCTTTCAAGATTGCTCCGCTAAAGCGATCCGAAGACAAAAGCCAGGAGAGAATTCCCCTGGCTTATTTGGTATATCCTTACCTGCTGTAATGTTCTATGCTCTTACTCGCCAGTCGTTCATGCTCGGGTTCCACATGAATTAATACTTGGGCATGATCAAATTTCATTTTGATCGCCTGTTCAATCTCATCGCATAGGTGATGCGCGGTTTCTATCTCCATAATGGAGGGGACCACAAGATGAAAGTCTACATATTCCTCCGGACCTGATCGCCGTGTGCGGAAATCATGAACTTCAATGTATTTTTCTTTATATGAATGGATGACACGCAGAATTTCGTTTTCTTCTTCTTCGGTCAGACTGGCATCGAGCAAAGGAGGGAATGATTCCTTCAGCAGCTTATATGCTTCTCTCATAATATAAAGGGCCAGAATCATTCCGATAATAGGGTCCAGAATGGTCCACCCTGTTACGGTAACCAATAATAAACTGAATGCAACCCCCAAAGATGTGAACACATCAGTAAGCAGATGCAAGGCATTGGATTTCATAGCGACAGAATGAGTTTCTATTGCTGCCTTCTGTACCCTTCTTGAAACCATATAATTAATCCCCGCCCCCGCAACCATTACGATGATGCCCAAAAAAGGAAGTTCAATATCTGTAGGGTTTAATATTTTATGAACACACTCATAAATAATCCATACCCCTGCTGCAAAAATAAGCAAGGTTTCAATGGTTCCTGAAATATTCTCCATTTTTCCATGTCCATAAGGGTGGGTTTTATCTGCGGAGCGGCTAGAAAAACGAACCGAAAAAAAAGCAATCAAAGAAGCAGCCAAATCCAAGGATGAGTGGATAGCTTCAGAAACGACTGCTACAGAGCCCGTTACAATGCCGACAACGAGCTTTAGTACAACGATAAAAGTGTTGCTAAGCACAGATAAAAAAGCAGATTTTGAACCATTCAAACGTAACACAACCTTTTTTAGTATTTAGCGGATTGTACAGATTAGCTTGACCAATCCGTCTGTTTATAAATATTACCAAATGAATACGCAGCAGGTCTAGAGTAAGCATTGTGCCGGCTATCAGTAAATTGTTGCTTCGTTTTTATTTTATGGGTGTCAGCCGTTTCATGGTTCCCGATTCACCATAAACTAATTTCATAACTATACTTCGCACGACGAAAGGAGCCGCAATGAAAATTCCTGTTACTGGATTCGTAG is a genomic window of Paenibacillus durus ATCC 35681 containing:
- a CDS encoding response regulator transcription factor, which translates into the protein MEQSILVVDDETKISRLLELELTYEGYHVEIAETGREGLEKALGQTWDLIILDIMLPELNGVEVLRRLRKVDEFTPVILVTARNTTSEIVAGLDQGANDYITKPFEIEELLARIRANIRLRGNRPNPVQEPSLIQIDDLVINKYTREVIREGHKIELTPKEFDLLVFLTENKNHVLSREQIINHVWGFDFVGDTNVVDVYILYVRKKIDSGFKNKLIKTVRGVGYSIKEEED
- a CDS encoding cation diffusion facilitator family transporter, which codes for MNGSKSAFLSVLSNTFIVVLKLVVGIVTGSVAVVSEAIHSSLDLAASLIAFFSVRFSSRSADKTHPYGHGKMENISGTIETLLIFAAGVWIIYECVHKILNPTDIELPFLGIIVMVAGAGINYMVSRRVQKAAIETHSVAMKSNALHLLTDVFTSLGVAFSLLLVTVTGWTILDPIIGMILALYIMREAYKLLKESFPPLLDASLTEEEENEILRVIHSYKEKYIEVHDFRTRRSGPEEYVDFHLVVPSIMEIETAHHLCDEIEQAIKMKFDHAQVLIHVEPEHERLASKSIEHYSR